The following proteins are co-located in the Apium graveolens cultivar Ventura chromosome 5, ASM990537v1, whole genome shotgun sequence genome:
- the LOC141660627 gene encoding uncharacterized protein LOC141660627 has product MEIALSSKLKLGFVDGSYQKPAANSGLMVYWLRCNNMVTSWLLNSVSPEIRNSIVYLHSAREIWLDLAVRYAQSNGPKLFNLRKEIAHLSQGSLSMSAYFTKFRTVHDELECLVKKPRCMCQKCTCTVNTKLDAMDLNIQITQFLMGLNDTFTNVRGQILMMNPLPTLSQAYAILLQEENQREIQHSALSNDNLAMAVKSNYSGKNQQPKFNSHKKVDSTVICDFCHISGHLKDKCYCIHDYPSWHKLFGKPKPKPKFITARNSVVANVQTHGNSEDTSVMVGKESVSAGLHNSGMSLTDSQCQQIIQMLQRNMTTTVGSPGTSHLVDHEQSIGTILILPILLKFWRIKVLQ; this is encoded by the coding sequence ATGGAAATTGCTTTATCATCAAAGTTGAAATTAGGTTTTGTGGATGGTTCATATCAGAAACCTGCTGCAAATTCTGGTCTAATGGTGTACTGGTTAAGGTGTAACAATATGGTGACCTCTTGGTTACTCAATTCTGTGAGTCCTGAAATTAGAAACAGTATTGTCTACTTACATTCTGCTAGAGAAATCTGGTTAGATTTAGCAGTCAGATATGCACAAAGTAATGGACCAAAGTTGTTCAATCTGAGGAAGGAGATAGCTCATTTGAGTCAAGGATCTCTCTCAATGTCTGCTTATTTTACTAAATTCAGGACTGTACATGATGAACTAGAGTGTTTAGTCAAGAAACCTAGATGTATGTGTCAAAAATGCACATGTACTGTGAATACCAAGTTGGATGCAATGGATTTGAACATTCAGATTACTCAGTTCTTAATGGGTTTGAATGACACCTTTACAAATGTTAGAGGTCAGATCCTCATGATGAATCCATTACCAACTTTAAGTCAAGCTTATGCTATCTTATTACAAGAAGAAAATCAGAGAGAAATTCAGCATTCTGCTCTCTCAAATGATAATCTTGCCATGGCAGTAAAGAGCAATTACTCAGGAAAGAATCAACAGCCTAAATTTAATAGTCATAAGAAGGTTGATTCTACTGTCATTTGTGATTTTTGCCATATAAGTGGACATTTAAAGGATAAGTGTTACTGTATTCATGATTATCCGAGTTGGCATAAGTTGTTTGGGAAACCTAAACCAAAACCCAAATTTATCACTGCTAGGAATTCAGTTGTAGCTAATGTGCAGACACATGGAAACTCAGAGGATACTTCTGTCATGGTAGGAAAAGAGAGTGTTAGTGCTGGGTTACATAACTCTGGTATGTCTCTAACTGATTCACAGTGTCAGCAAATTATTCAGATGTTACAAAGAAATATGACTACAACTGTTGGATCACCTGGTACTTCACATCTGGTTGATCATGAGCAATCAATTGGAACTATACTCATTCTGCCAATACTGTTAAAATTTTGGAGAATAAAAGTCCTTCAGTAA
- the LOC141724760 gene encoding uncharacterized protein LOC141724760 — MCTMTPIFIFNIKSQFLFAIFLDLNFKDFDIHSCKLYHLSFSQLFSRMKLYMTHKRKRCVLGACMISSDGGKGSLDFGNSASRGAKSFVENRLSNELDERSLSRDSVSMSTSNSATKVAKSFVANRLSNELDERNLSGDSVSMSTSNFISFEEDPIVDKLRTQLGVLHPIPSPPINKNVVGLFVFFFFVGVVFDKFWASWKRNILRDDGKADNRPQVPTSFSSFLEKDLQRKESVEWVNMVLEKLWKVYKPGLESWLTGLLQPVIDDLEKPDYVERVEIKQLSLGDEPISVRNVERRTSRRLNDLQYQIGIRYTGGARMLLMLTVKFGIVPIVLPVGIRDFDIDGELWVKLKLIPSEPWVGAVQWAFVSLPKIKFVLSPFRLFNLMAIPVLSMFLTKLLTEDLPRLFVRPKKIVLDLLEGKAVGPVPTDFKSGEMQDGTKDFVGELSVTLVDARKLSYVFLGKTDPYVTLRLGDQAMHSKKNSQTTVTGPPGEPIWNQDFSMLVANAKKQKLYIQVIDSLGFTDLTIGTGEVDLTSLEDTVPTDRIVALQGGWGLFRNVSAGEILLRLTYKAYVEDEEDEMIGERSTDTDVSDDEFSESDESIANYVQPKKNLPGGTESFMDVLAALIVSEEFQGIVASDSVNTNPSDNVTSTISALGSNGPDVESVSSNSRSDPEGFRGSALFWLSVITSIVVLIALSMDGSSLFNP, encoded by the exons ATGTGTACAATGACCcccatttttatttttaatataaagtCTCAATTTTTATTTGCCATTTTCTTGGATTTGAACTTTAAAGACTTTGACATTCATTCATGTAAGCTGTATCACCTGTCTTTTTCTCAACTCTTCAG TAGGATGAAATTGTATATGACCCATAAGAGAAAAAGATGTGTTCTTGGGGCTTGCATGATTTCTTCTGATGGTGGAAAGGGTAGTTTAGATTTTGGGAATTCAGCTTCTAGGGGTGCTAAAAGTTTTGTGGAAAATAGATTGTCAAATGAATTGGATGAGAGAAGTTTGTCTCGAGATTCCGTTTCGATGAGTACTTCTAATTCAGCTACTAAGGTTGCTAAGAGTTTTGTTGCTAATAGATTGTCAAATGAATTGGATGAGAGAAATTTGTCTGGAGATTCTGTTTCAATGAGTACTTCTAATTTTATTAGCTTTGAAGAGGATCCCATTGTAGATAAACTTAGGACACAATTAGGAGTCCTGCATCCTATCCCGTCGCCTCCGATTAATAAGAACGTTGTTGGGTTGTTTGTGTTCTTTTTCTTTGTTGGGGTTGTTTTTGATAAGTTTTGGGCATCGTGGAAGAGGAACATATTAAGGGATGATGGTAAGGCTGATAATAGGCCACAGGTTCCCACAAGCTTctcttcatttcttgaaaaggatTTGCAGAGGAAAGAGTCGGTGGAATGGGTTAACATGGTTTTGGAGAAGTTGTGGAAGGTTTATAAACCGGGGCTTGAGAGTTGGCTCACTGGATTGCTTCAGCCAGTCATTGATGATTTAGAAAAACCTGATTATGTGGAGAGGGTTGAAATAAAGCAGTTATCTTTAGGGGATGAGCCAATATCCGTTAGGAATGTTGAACGAAGAACTTCCAGGCGTCTCAATGATCTGCA GTATCAAATAGGCATACGTTACACTGGCGGTGCCCGCATGTTGCTGATGCTGACTGTCAAATTTGGTATAGTTCCCATTGTTTTGCCAGTGGGTATTCGAGATTTTGATATCGATGGGGAACTTTGGGTCAAACTCAAGTTAATTCCATCAGAGCCTTGGGTGGGAGCTGTTCAATGGGCCTTCGTATCACTTCCAAAGATAAAGTTTGTGTTGTCCCCATTTCGTTTGTTTAATTTAATGG CAATTCCAGTTCTCTCAAT GTTTCTGACTAAGCTTCTAACTGAGGATTTGCCACGTCTTTTTGTTCGTCCAAAGAAGATTGTTTTAGATTTATTAGAGGGAAAAGCTGTTGGTCCTGTTCCAACTGATTTTAAGTCTGGGGAAATGCAAGACGGCACCAAAGATTTCGTAGGAGAACTCTCCGTGACCCTTGTAGATGCTAGAAAGCTCTCTTATGTTTTTCTCG GAAAGACTGATCCATATGTTACTCTGAGATTGGGAGATCAAGCTATGCATAGTAAAAAGAACAGTCAAACAACTGTTACTGGTCCTCCTGGCGAGCCAATCTGGAATCAG GACTTTTCAATGTTGGTTGCCAACGCTAAAAAACAAAAATTGTATATACAAGTGATAGACTCCCTTGGCTTCACAGATTTGACCATTGGTACAGGAGAG GTTGATTTGACATCTCTTGAAGATACAGTTCCAACAGATAGGATTGTGGCATTGCAAGGAGGGTGGGGATTGTTTAGGAATGTATCAGCTGGAGAAATTTTGCTTCGATTGACATATAAAGCATATGTCgaggatgaagaagatgaaatgatTGGGGAAAGATCGACAGATACTGATGTATCAGATGATGAATtttctgaatctgatgaatctATTGCTAATTATGTGCAGCCAAAAAAGAATTTGCCGGGTGGAACAGAATCATTCATGGATGTGTTGGCAGCATTAATTGTAAGTGAAGAATTTCAAGGGATTGTAGCATCTGACTCGGTAAACACAAACCCTTCAGACAATGTCACGAGCACTATATCAGCACTAGGATCGAATGGTCCTGACGTTGAATCAGTATCATCAAATTCTAGAAGCGACCCTGAAGGTTTTAGAG GCTCTGCTTTATTTTGGCTTTCCGTGATAACAAGTATCGTGGTGCTTATTGCTTTGAGTATGGATGGTTCTAGCTTATTCAATCCTTGA